One segment of Trichlorobacter ammonificans DNA contains the following:
- a CDS encoding efflux RND transporter permease subunit yields the protein MNISEPFIRRPIATSLVMLAIMVFGMLAYRGLPVNDLPTVDFPTIQVRSDLAGASPETMASAVATPLEREFSTIAGLDSMTSTNGQGLSIITLKFTLKRDIDAAALDVQAAIAKAMRQLPPDMATPPSYRKVNPADSPVLYIALNSATMPLHQVNEYADTMLAQRISMVSGVAQVLVYGSQKYAARVQVDPRQLASRGIGIDEVATALSRANSNLPTGTLQGPKQALTIQTNGPLLSAEAFRPAIVAWKNGSPVRVQDLGTAIDSVENDKVAAWYNRKEFATRAIILAVQRQPGANTIEMVDAIKALLPEFQSQLPAALQMNVLYDRTVSIRESVDEVKFTLVLTIGLVIMVIFLFLRNLPATIIPSLAVPLSIVGTFAVMYGLGISINNISLLALTLSIGFVVDDAIVMLENIVRHIENGEKPMAAALRGAKEIGFTIVSMTISLVAVFIPVLFMGGMLGRLLNEFAITISAAILISGFVSLTLTPMMCSRFLKQHDATQRHGRLYLFMERFFDRLRDGYDISLQWVLRHRRAVLVFTVVSGAITVGMFMRMPAGLFSSEDTGGIFGITEGVQGISFEEMMRNQQLAAEIVRQNPNVEAFMSSAGASGSRVGSNSGFMFIRLKPLHQRRDSADEVIQQLRPKLAKLPGIQVFLQNPPPIRLEATLAKAQYQFALMSPDTDTLYKAAAEFEARLKNVPILQDVTSDLQIRNPELKLVIDRDRAAALGVSAQQVEDVLYYAYGSRQVSTIFAPSNQYRVILEVEPKYQQDASALSLLYVRSSGGQLVPLSTLVSPQRTVGPLSVNHLGQSTAVTISFNIRPGVPLGEATATVEQEARTLPAGITTAFQGTAQAFQQSFKGLSWLLIAAIAVIYIVLGVLYESYIHPLTILSGLPSAGLGALLTLLLFGHELNLYAFVGIILLVGIVKKNAIMMIDFALEAQRSEGTAPLDAIYRGALIRFRPIMMTTMAALMGALPIALGIGAGAAARRPLGLAVVGGLIVSQILTLYITPVVYYYLDLVQRRLMEVRRREVPHGERVHPTAS from the coding sequence ATGAATATTTCCGAACCGTTCATACGCCGCCCCATCGCCACCAGCCTGGTGATGCTGGCGATCATGGTCTTCGGCATGCTGGCCTACCGAGGATTGCCGGTGAACGACCTGCCCACGGTGGACTTTCCCACCATCCAGGTCCGCTCCGACCTGGCTGGCGCCAGCCCCGAGACCATGGCCTCCGCCGTGGCCACCCCCCTGGAACGGGAGTTCTCCACCATTGCTGGCCTGGATTCCATGACCTCCACCAATGGTCAGGGGCTCTCCATCATCACCCTCAAGTTCACCCTCAAACGGGACATCGACGCCGCGGCCCTGGACGTGCAGGCGGCCATCGCCAAGGCGATGCGCCAGTTGCCGCCGGACATGGCGACTCCCCCCTCCTACCGCAAGGTGAATCCGGCGGATTCGCCGGTGCTGTACATTGCACTGAACTCCGCCACCATGCCGCTGCACCAGGTCAACGAGTACGCGGACACCATGCTGGCCCAGCGGATCTCCATGGTGAGCGGCGTCGCCCAGGTGCTGGTCTACGGGTCACAAAAGTACGCGGCACGGGTGCAGGTTGACCCTCGTCAGCTGGCCTCACGGGGTATCGGCATCGACGAGGTGGCGACCGCCCTTTCCCGCGCCAATTCCAACCTGCCCACCGGCACGCTGCAGGGGCCGAAGCAGGCCCTGACCATCCAGACCAACGGACCGCTTTTGTCGGCGGAGGCGTTCAGGCCGGCCATCGTTGCCTGGAAGAACGGCTCGCCGGTGCGGGTGCAGGATCTGGGAACCGCCATTGACAGCGTTGAAAACGATAAGGTGGCCGCCTGGTACAACCGCAAGGAGTTCGCCACCCGGGCCATTATTCTGGCGGTTCAGCGCCAGCCGGGCGCCAATACCATTGAGATGGTGGACGCCATCAAGGCACTGCTGCCCGAATTCCAAAGCCAACTGCCCGCTGCGCTGCAGATGAACGTGCTCTACGACCGGACCGTCTCCATCCGCGAGTCGGTGGATGAGGTGAAGTTCACCCTGGTGCTGACCATCGGCCTGGTGATCATGGTGATCTTTCTCTTCCTGCGCAACCTGCCGGCCACCATCATCCCCAGCCTGGCGGTTCCCCTGTCCATCGTCGGGACCTTTGCGGTCATGTACGGCCTGGGCATCTCCATCAACAACATCAGCCTGCTGGCGCTGACCCTCTCCATCGGCTTCGTGGTGGACGACGCCATCGTCATGCTGGAAAACATCGTCCGCCATATCGAAAACGGCGAAAAACCAATGGCAGCGGCCCTGCGCGGCGCGAAGGAAATCGGCTTCACCATCGTCTCCATGACCATTTCGCTGGTGGCGGTGTTCATCCCGGTGCTGTTCATGGGGGGGATGCTGGGACGGCTTCTGAACGAGTTCGCCATCACCATCTCGGCGGCGATCCTGATTTCCGGCTTTGTATCGCTGACGCTCACCCCGATGATGTGCAGCCGTTTCCTGAAGCAGCATGACGCAACGCAACGGCACGGCCGCCTCTACCTGTTCATGGAGCGGTTCTTCGACCGCCTGCGGGACGGCTATGACATCTCGCTGCAGTGGGTGCTGCGGCACCGCCGGGCGGTGCTGGTGTTCACCGTAGTTTCCGGCGCGATCACGGTGGGGATGTTCATGCGCATGCCGGCGGGCCTCTTTTCCAGTGAGGATACCGGCGGCATCTTCGGCATCACGGAAGGGGTCCAGGGGATTTCCTTCGAGGAGATGATGCGCAACCAGCAGCTGGCCGCCGAGATCGTACGCCAGAATCCGAACGTGGAGGCATTCATGTCCTCGGCCGGCGCTTCCGGCAGCCGGGTCGGCTCCAACAGCGGCTTCATGTTTATCCGCCTCAAGCCGCTCCATCAGCGCAGGGACAGCGCAGACGAGGTGATCCAGCAACTGCGGCCCAAGCTGGCCAAACTGCCCGGCATCCAGGTGTTCTTGCAGAATCCGCCGCCGATCCGGCTGGAGGCGACCCTGGCCAAGGCCCAGTACCAGTTCGCCCTGATGTCGCCGGATACCGACACCCTCTACAAAGCGGCGGCCGAGTTCGAAGCCCGCCTGAAAAATGTACCGATCCTGCAGGATGTTACCTCCGATCTGCAGATCAGGAATCCGGAACTGAAGCTGGTCATCGACCGGGATCGGGCCGCCGCACTGGGGGTTTCGGCACAGCAGGTCGAAGACGTGCTTTACTACGCCTACGGCTCGCGACAGGTATCCACCATATTCGCCCCCAGCAACCAGTACCGGGTGATCCTGGAGGTGGAGCCCAAGTACCAGCAGGATGCCAGCGCCCTGTCGCTGCTCTACGTCCGCTCCTCCGGCGGCCAGCTGGTGCCGCTCTCCACCCTGGTGAGCCCCCAGCGTACCGTCGGCCCCCTGTCAGTCAATCACCTGGGACAATCCACGGCCGTGACGATCTCCTTCAACATACGCCCCGGCGTTCCCTTGGGCGAGGCGACCGCCACCGTCGAACAGGAGGCGCGCACACTGCCTGCCGGCATTACCACCGCCTTCCAGGGAACGGCCCAGGCCTTCCAGCAGTCGTTCAAAGGACTGAGCTGGCTGCTGATCGCCGCCATTGCGGTAATCTACATCGTCCTGGGGGTGCTGTACGAAAGCTATATCCACCCGTTGACGATCCTCTCCGGCCTTCCTTCCGCCGGCCTGGGAGCCTTGCTGACCCTACTGCTGTTCGGCCACGAGCTGAATCTGTACGCCTTTGTCGGCATCATTCTGCTGGTGGGGATCGTTAAGAAGAACGCCATCATGATGATCGACTTCGCCCTTGAGGCGCAGCGCAGTGAAGGGACGGCGCCTTTGGACGCCATTTACCGGGGGGCGCTGATCCGCTTTCGGCCGATCATGATGACCACCATGGCCGCCCTGATGGGGGCGCTGCCCATCGCCCTGGGTATCGGTGCCGGTGCCGCCGCCCGCCGTCCCCTGGGACTGGCGGTGGTTGGCGGCTTGATAGTCTCCCAAATATTAACCCTTTACATAACACCGGTGGTCTACTACTATCTAGACCTTGTACAGCGACGGTTGATGGAGGTACGCCGTCGGGAGGTGCCCCATGGCGAAAGAGTACATCCAACAGCTTCCTGA
- a CDS encoding sodium-dependent transporter: MSKQAPRAQWASRLGFVLAAAGSAIGLGNIWKFPYITGQNGGGAFVLVYLVSIAIVGLPIMMAELMIGRQTRRDAVGAFIKLEGKRSPWCAAGWISVAAAFIICSYYSVVAGWTLEYLYRSLLDSFSGQPAAAIEGMFGGLTANGPRQLFWHFVFMILCLGIVIGGVQKGIERWNKILMPILFALMVLLFLNGLFSAGAWQGLAFMFRPDFGKLTPGSVLEALGHAFFTLSLGMAAMITYGSYLNRKENLLSASFRVVLLDTTISLMAGVAIFSVVFSVNMQPAAGPGLVFKTIPVVFSQLPGGQFLAIVFFLLLAFAALTSNISLLEAQVAYLIDERGWGRKRASAFLAGLAFVVGIPTALSYNLLSEWKVVAGLVFFDAADLLASNYLLPLSGLVTAIYVGWFWSGAEEKQQLLAGGAGWVYPAWHFLIRYISPLAVAVVLYFKVRDTGLFAWIAALLG, encoded by the coding sequence ATGTCAAAGCAGGCACCCCGGGCACAATGGGCTTCCCGCCTCGGTTTCGTTCTGGCTGCCGCCGGCAGCGCCATCGGTCTCGGCAATATCTGGAAATTTCCCTATATTACCGGCCAGAACGGCGGCGGCGCCTTCGTGCTGGTCTATCTGGTCAGCATCGCCATTGTCGGTCTGCCGATCATGATGGCCGAGCTGATGATCGGTCGCCAGACCCGCCGCGATGCCGTGGGTGCGTTCATCAAACTTGAAGGAAAGCGGTCGCCCTGGTGTGCCGCCGGCTGGATCAGCGTGGCAGCGGCATTCATCATCTGCTCCTACTACTCGGTGGTTGCCGGCTGGACCCTGGAGTATCTTTATCGCTCGCTGCTGGACAGTTTTTCCGGCCAGCCGGCGGCCGCCATCGAGGGAATGTTCGGCGGCCTGACCGCCAACGGTCCCCGGCAGCTTTTCTGGCATTTCGTGTTCATGATCCTCTGCCTCGGGATCGTGATCGGCGGCGTGCAAAAAGGGATCGAACGCTGGAACAAGATCCTGATGCCGATCCTGTTCGCCCTGATGGTGTTGCTCTTCCTGAACGGCCTGTTCAGTGCCGGCGCCTGGCAAGGACTGGCCTTCATGTTCCGCCCCGATTTCGGCAAGCTGACCCCCGGCTCCGTGCTCGAAGCACTGGGACATGCCTTTTTCACCCTGTCTCTGGGGATGGCGGCCATGATCACCTACGGTTCTTACCTGAACCGGAAGGAAAACCTGCTGTCGGCCAGTTTCCGGGTAGTGCTCCTGGACACGACGATCTCCCTGATGGCCGGCGTGGCGATCTTTTCGGTGGTCTTCTCGGTGAACATGCAGCCGGCTGCCGGGCCGGGGCTGGTATTCAAGACCATACCGGTGGTATTTTCCCAGCTTCCCGGCGGACAGTTCCTGGCCATTGTCTTTTTCCTGCTGCTGGCCTTCGCCGCCCTGACCAGCAACATTTCCCTGCTGGAGGCGCAGGTGGCCTACCTGATCGACGAACGGGGATGGGGACGAAAGCGGGCCAGCGCCTTCCTCGCCGGGCTGGCCTTCGTGGTTGGCATTCCCACGGCCCTTTCCTACAATTTACTGTCGGAGTGGAAGGTGGTCGCCGGTCTGGTTTTCTTCGATGCCGCCGATCTGCTGGCCAGCAACTACCTCTTGCCGCTGAGCGGCCTGGTGACTGCGATCTACGTCGGCTGGTTCTGGAGCGGCGCGGAGGAGAAGCAGCAGTTGCTTGCCGGTGGAGCCGGCTGGGTCTATCCGGCCTGGCACTTTTTGATCCGCTATATTTCGCCGCTGGCGGTGGCCGTGGTGCTCTATTTCAAGGTACGTGACACCGGGCTCTTTGCCTGGATCGCCGCACTGCTCGGCTGA
- a CDS encoding nuclear transport factor 2 family protein: MKSTYLCMLLIAATLTGCAGTQGMRTESCKATTEQEIALLFDRWNQSLRTSDPQRVVANYAERSILLPTVSNKPRLTPAEKEDYFHHFLENRPSGTINLRSIEIGCNTAVDAGLYTFTFATTGAQVSGRYTFTYRWNGSEWLITSHHSSAMPEK; encoded by the coding sequence ATGAAAAGCACGTATCTCTGCATGCTTCTGATCGCGGCAACCCTTACCGGTTGCGCCGGCACCCAAGGTATGCGCACGGAATCATGCAAGGCAACAACAGAGCAGGAGATAGCCTTGCTATTCGACCGCTGGAACCAGTCGCTGAGAACCAGTGACCCGCAGAGGGTAGTCGCCAATTATGCAGAGCGCTCGATCCTCCTGCCCACTGTTTCGAACAAGCCACGTCTCACGCCAGCCGAAAAGGAAGATTACTTCCATCATTTTCTGGAGAACCGCCCCTCCGGCACGATCAACCTGCGCAGTATTGAAATCGGCTGCAACACGGCAGTTGATGCCGGTCTGTACACCTTCACCTTTGCCACAACCGGGGCACAGGTCAGCGGGCGCTACACCTTCACCTATCGCTGGAACGGTTCGGAGTGGCTCATCACCAGCCACCACTCCTCGGCAATGCCTGAAAAATAG
- the sugE gene encoding quaternary ammonium compound efflux SMR transporter SugE produces MKERYVMNWFILVVAGLFEIGWAIGLKYTEGFTRFWPTVATVFSMIVSLGLLGVAMKSLPVGTAYAVWVGVGAVGTAVLGIVLLGEPANFLRLLSLGLIVAGIVGLKLATPA; encoded by the coding sequence ATGAAAGAGAGGTATGTGATGAACTGGTTTATTCTTGTTGTTGCGGGCCTATTTGAGATCGGATGGGCGATTGGGCTAAAATATACCGAAGGGTTCACCCGTTTCTGGCCAACAGTTGCTACCGTATTCTCGATGATTGTCAGCCTCGGGCTGCTTGGCGTGGCAATGAAATCCCTGCCCGTCGGTACCGCATACGCGGTCTGGGTTGGCGTGGGCGCGGTGGGCACCGCCGTACTCGGCATCGTCCTGCTGGGTGAACCGGCAAATTTTTTGCGGCTCCTGAGTCTTGGGCTGATCGTCGCCGGTATCGTGGGATTAAAACTTGCGACCCCGGCCTGA
- a CDS encoding DMT family transporter codes for MHKWGYLAVAIMSEVAATSALKSAEGFTKFWPSCLVVIGYATAFYFLSLTLKTIPVGMAYAIWSGAGTALVALVAWIFMGQKLDVPAIVGILLIVSGVLVLNLFSKSSAH; via the coding sequence ATGCATAAATGGGGCTATCTTGCCGTAGCAATCATGAGTGAAGTCGCCGCTACCTCTGCGCTAAAGTCGGCTGAAGGTTTTACGAAGTTCTGGCCGTCATGCCTGGTGGTCATAGGCTATGCCACGGCATTCTACTTCTTGTCGCTCACGTTAAAAACAATTCCGGTCGGCATGGCCTATGCCATCTGGTCAGGCGCCGGAACAGCATTGGTTGCTCTTGTGGCTTGGATTTTCATGGGGCAAAAGCTTGACGTACCTGCTATTGTCGGCATTCTGCTTATTGTTTCGGGCGTACTGGTTCTTAATCTCTTTTCCAAATCCTCGGCACACTAG
- a CDS encoding DUF4260 domain-containing protein: MARLNSGVVHKEAPVSGANSGGVRLVLRLEGLCVFVAAVVAYSQLGFGWGAFALFFLAPDLSCFGYLAAPKVGAASYNLAHSYIGVVGCLAAGIILPAPTVLCAGVIWGAHIGFDRALGYGLKYSEGFGFTHLGRIGRLSVSTPNPAVTLDAAR, encoded by the coding sequence GTGGCACGGCTTAATTCAGGCGTTGTACATAAGGAGGCTCCTGTGTCTGGAGCAAATTCTGGTGGCGTACGTCTCGTGCTGCGGCTCGAGGGATTGTGTGTGTTCGTAGCAGCTGTGGTCGCCTATTCACAGCTCGGCTTTGGCTGGGGTGCTTTCGCACTGTTCTTTCTTGCGCCGGACCTTTCATGCTTTGGTTACCTCGCAGCCCCAAAGGTTGGTGCCGCTAGTTACAACTTGGCACACTCATACATTGGGGTTGTCGGTTGCCTTGCCGCTGGTATTATTCTTCCGGCACCGACAGTCCTTTGCGCCGGAGTCATCTGGGGCGCTCACATCGGCTTTGACCGGGCACTTGGGTATGGGCTCAAGTACTCAGAGGGCTTTGGCTTTACGCACCTGGGCCGCATAGGGCGGCTTTCTGTCTCTACGCCCAACCCGGCTGTCACCTTGGACGCTGCGCGATAA
- a CDS encoding penicillin-binding transpeptidase domain-containing protein, translated as MQVPTAVVIAIAITSTIMVGYAHSNERAGALGQEQGIDTAPDLSGYFAGLNGTFVLLDAASERYVRYHADRANERFAPCSTFKIPNTAILIESETARDPAHTLAYDSSFNQPAHWARNFDLQSAFKASAMWYYRQMALMLGLESSQRFLEQFGYGNADASGGLQGPFWVDGSLRISPNEQVEFLRAFYEERLGLSERTTRLTKEIMLAEETQRWRLSAKTGACQPNGEETSNWYVGYVEKNKNVYYFAIQLGAPEYGRAYDERIPITRRILKDLGILD; from the coding sequence ATGCAGGTTCCCACCGCAGTCGTGATCGCCATCGCGATCACTTCCACGATTATGGTTGGTTATGCGCACTCGAACGAGCGTGCCGGTGCTTTGGGGCAAGAACAGGGCATCGATACCGCACCGGATCTGAGTGGCTACTTCGCTGGACTCAACGGTACCTTCGTCTTGCTCGACGCCGCCAGTGAGCGTTACGTCCGCTACCACGCGGACCGCGCAAACGAACGGTTCGCCCCCTGCTCGACGTTCAAAATTCCGAATACGGCGATCCTGATCGAGAGTGAAACCGCTCGTGATCCCGCACACACGCTCGCATATGATTCGTCATTCAACCAGCCAGCCCACTGGGCACGTAACTTTGACCTCCAGTCGGCCTTCAAGGCATCGGCAATGTGGTACTACCGGCAGATGGCATTGATGCTCGGCCTTGAATCGTCACAGCGGTTCCTGGAACAGTTTGGATACGGGAATGCCGATGCGAGCGGGGGACTTCAGGGTCCATTCTGGGTTGATGGAAGCCTGCGTATCTCGCCGAACGAGCAGGTCGAGTTCCTTCGGGCGTTCTACGAAGAACGGCTCGGGCTGTCGGAACGGACCACCCGGCTGACCAAAGAGATCATGCTGGCCGAGGAAACGCAGCGGTGGCGTTTAAGCGCAAAAACAGGAGCTTGCCAGCCCAATGGAGAAGAAACGTCGAATTGGTACGTAGGCTACGTCGAAAAGAACAAAAACGTCTACTATTTCGCCATACAACTCGGTGCCCCGGAGTACGGCCGCGCCTACGATGAGCGGATTCCCATCACCCGGAGGATCCTGAAGGATCTCGGTATTCTTGATTGA
- a CDS encoding type II toxin-antitoxin system HicB family antitoxin: MSTMTFKGYAARIEYSDDDACFIGHIAGIKDVIGFHAETVKELRAAFEEAVDDYLATCEKLGRAPQKPYSGKLMLRVPPEVHARAAMMAQAHGVSINQWASDVLAHAS; encoded by the coding sequence ATGAGCACCATGACATTCAAGGGGTATGCTGCAAGAATCGAATATAGTGACGACGATGCATGCTTTATCGGACATATTGCCGGCATCAAAGATGTTATCGGTTTCCATGCCGAAACCGTTAAAGAGTTGAGAGCGGCTTTTGAAGAGGCAGTTGACGACTATCTTGCCACCTGTGAGAAGCTGGGACGGGCTCCGCAAAAGCCTTATTCAGGTAAGCTCATGCTACGTGTACCTCCAGAGGTTCACGCCAGGGCCGCAATGATGGCACAGGCTCATGGCGTAAGCATAAACCAGTGGGCATCCGATGTTCTGGCACATGCCTCCTAA
- a CDS encoding type II toxin-antitoxin system HicA family toxin, translated as MNKSHRTTLLAIFSLPVPATLEWRKIESLFVTLGAQTIEGNGSRVRFELNGIIATFHRPHPAKEAKPYQVKDAKTFLESAGVKP; from the coding sequence ATGAATAAATCTCACCGCACCACGTTGCTTGCTATTTTTTCACTTCCTGTTCCAGCAACTTTGGAGTGGAGAAAAATCGAGTCGCTATTCGTCACACTCGGTGCACAAACAATTGAAGGCAACGGCTCAAGGGTCAGGTTTGAGCTAAACGGCATTATTGCTACCTTTCATCGGCCACACCCGGCAAAAGAGGCCAAACCATATCAAGTTAAAGACGCCAAAACGTTCCTGGAGAGCGCGGGAGTAAAACCATGA
- a CDS encoding addiction module antidote protein: MKNKTKISDLPEFDMAKQLKSEEDIAAYVTMVIEEGDSSELAHALGVAARARGMSEIAQAAGLTRKALYKALRPNAHPRFDTINRVCAALGVRLVAQPTHM, from the coding sequence ATGAAAAATAAGACCAAAATTTCAGACCTGCCTGAGTTTGACATGGCAAAACAGTTAAAAAGCGAAGAAGACATTGCCGCCTATGTAACTATGGTTATTGAAGAAGGTGACTCTTCCGAGCTTGCACATGCACTCGGCGTAGCAGCCCGCGCACGCGGCATGAGCGAAATTGCACAGGCAGCAGGTCTTACCAGAAAAGCCTTGTACAAAGCCCTCCGCCCTAACGCTCACCCACGTTTCGACACCATTAACCGTGTATGTGCAGCCCTTGGCGTGCGCTTGGTGGCACAACCCACACACATGTAA
- a CDS encoding type II toxin-antitoxin system RelE/ParE family toxin yields the protein MSSYSTTRLRLSHRLDKAQRGNLGDIKPVGDGVFEMREHFGPGWRMYYIQRNNVLIIMLGGGNKSTQASDIAKAIELASSLED from the coding sequence ATTTCATCTTACAGCACCACCCGCCTACGCTTGAGCCACCGTCTTGACAAGGCCCAGCGGGGTAATCTTGGTGACATTAAGCCGGTTGGTGACGGCGTATTTGAAATGCGGGAACATTTCGGTCCTGGCTGGCGCATGTATTACATACAACGAAACAACGTACTTATCATAATGCTGGGCGGCGGCAACAAGAGCACACAGGCCAGTGATATTGCCAAGGCCATTGAACTTGCCAGCAGCTTGGAGGATTAA
- a CDS encoding DUF3024 domain-containing protein — MAFSEFELKKIEKALAAFLAKRRPAPHIRPELDFGYKISGQSVELLEIRPQWDNPSIIREHPFAKATYVKTQKAWKIFWKRADLKWHGYQPDIMVPSIEKFLHVVDADEYGCFFG; from the coding sequence ATGGCATTCTCAGAATTTGAGCTGAAGAAAATAGAAAAAGCATTGGCCGCTTTCCTTGCCAAAAGACGCCCAGCCCCACATATTCGGCCAGAACTAGACTTCGGCTACAAAATTTCCGGCCAGAGTGTTGAGCTACTTGAAATACGGCCGCAATGGGACAACCCTTCCATCATTCGCGAACATCCATTTGCAAAGGCAACGTATGTCAAAACGCAAAAGGCTTGGAAGATCTTCTGGAAGCGTGCAGACCTTAAGTGGCATGGCTATCAACCAGACATAATGGTTCCATCCATCGAAAAATTTCTGCACGTTGTTGACGCAGACGAGTATGGCTGTTTCTTTGGGTAG
- a CDS encoding 5' nucleotidase, NT5C type: MGVEGKIIGVDLDGVCSDFYKRMREIAAEWLECKIEDLTPEVSYGLGEWGITTEDQYSSLHRFAVTQRDLFKTSDMIPGARKYLRMLSDEGARIRIITHRLFIHYFHHTAVSQTIEWLDSNGIPYWDLCFMKQKEQVGADIYIEDSPTNVESLRNKGCLTICFGNSTNVQVAKPRVKSWSEAYKLIHSQFD; the protein is encoded by the coding sequence ATGGGCGTCGAAGGCAAAATAATTGGCGTTGATCTCGATGGAGTTTGTTCAGATTTTTACAAACGTATGCGCGAAATTGCCGCAGAATGGCTTGAGTGTAAAATAGAAGACCTGACCCCTGAGGTTTCATATGGTTTAGGAGAATGGGGTATAACCACAGAAGATCAATACAGCAGTTTACACAGGTTTGCAGTAACTCAAAGAGATCTATTTAAAACCTCTGACATGATTCCTGGTGCCAGGAAATATCTCAGAATGCTTTCTGACGAAGGTGCAAGAATTCGTATTATCACACACAGATTATTCATTCATTATTTTCATCATACAGCAGTAAGCCAGACAATAGAGTGGCTTGACTCAAATGGTATTCCATATTGGGACTTATGTTTTATGAAACAAAAGGAGCAAGTTGGAGCAGATATATATATTGAGGACAGCCCAACAAATGTTGAAAGCCTCAGAAATAAAGGGTGTTTAACAATCTGTTTTGGCAACAGCACAAATGTGCAGGTGGCCAAGCCAAGAGTTAAATCTTGGAGCGAGGCTTACAAGCTCATCCATTCACAGTTTGACTAG